From Mus musculus strain C57BL/6J chromosome 17, GRCm38.p6 C57BL/6J, the proteins below share one genomic window:
- the Thoc6 gene encoding THO complex subunit 6 homolog isoform X1 produces the protein MEHAAPLAVPLGQAEVFQALQRLHMTIFSQSVSPCGKFLAAGNNYGQIAIFSLSAALSSEAKEESKKPVVVFHAHDGPVYSMVSTDRHLLSAGDGEVKGWLWAEILKKGCKELWRRQPPYRTSLEVPEINALLLVPKENSLILAGGDCQLHSMDLETGAFTRALRGHTDYIHCLALRERSPEVLSGGEDGAVRLWDLRIAKEVQTIEVYKHEECSRPHNGRWIGCLATDSDWMVCGGGPALTLWHLRSSTPTTVFPIRAPQKHVTFYQDLILSAGQGCCVNHWQLSGELKAQVPGSSPGLLSLSLNQQPAAPECKVLTASGNSCRVDVFTNLGYRAFSLSF, from the exons ATGGAGCATGCCGCACCGCTCGCGGTGCCTCTGGGTCAG GCTGAGGTATTTCAGGCCCTGCAGCGACTGCACATGACCATCTTTTCCCAGAGTGTCTCCCCCTGCGGGAAGTTTCTGGCAGCTGGCAACAATTACGGGCAGATTGCCATCTTCAG TTTGTCTGCTGCCTTAAGTTCAGAGgccaaagaagaaagcaaaaaaccGGTGGTGGTCTTCCACG CCCATGACGGGCCTGTCTACAGCATGGTCTCCACAGATCGACACCTACTCAGTGCTGGCGATGGAGAGGTCAAGGGTTGGCTTTGGGCAGAAATTCTCAAGAAG GGCTGTAAGGAACTGTGGCGTCGCCAGCCTCCATACAG GACCAGTCTGGAAGTACCCGAAATCAATGCCTTGCTGCTTGTCCCCAAG GAGAATTCGCTCATCCTGGCTGGGGGAGATTGTCAGCTGCACAGTATGGATCTGGAAACTGGGGCCTTCACA CGGGCCCTCCGGGGCCACACAGACTACATCCATTGCCTGGCACTGAGGGAGCGCAGCCCTGAGGTATTGTCTGGCGGTGAGGATGGAGCTGTACGGCTTTGGG ATCTCCGTATAGCCAAAGAGGTCCAGACCATCGAAGTCTACAAGCATGAG GAGTGCTCGAGGCCCCATAATGGGCGCTGGATTGGCTGCTTGGCCACTGACTCAGACTGGATG GTCTGTGGAGGGGGCCCAGCCCTCACCCTCTGGCACCTCAGGTCTTCCACACCCACTACCGTCTTTCCTATTCGAGCACCACAGAAGCACGTCACCTTCTACCAGGATCTG ATCCTGTCTGCTGGCCAGGGCTGTTGTGTCAATCACTGGCAACTGAGCGGGGAGCTTAAGGCCCAGGTGCCTGGCTCCTCCCCAGGGCTGCTCAGCCTGAGCCTCaaccagcagccagcagccccaGAGTGCAAG GTCCTGACTGCATCGGGCAACAGCTGTCGAGTAGATGTCTTTACCAACCTGGGCTACCGAGCCTTCTCTTTGTCCTTTTGA
- the Cldn6 gene encoding claudin-6 isoform X1: MASTGLQILGIVLTLLGWVNALVSCALPMWKVTAFIGNSIVVAQMVWEGLWMSCVVQSTGQMQCKVYDSLLALPQDLQAARALCVVTLLIVLLGLLVYLAGAKCTTCVEDRNSKSRLVLISGIIFVISGVLTLIPVCWTAHSIIQDFYNPLVADAQKRELGASLYLGWAASGLLLLGGGLLCCACSSGGTQGPRHYMACYSTSVPHSRGPSEYPTKNYV, translated from the coding sequence ATGGCCTCTACTGGTCTGCAAATCTTGGGGATCGTCCTGACCCTGCTTGGCTGGGTCAACGCCCTGGTGTCCTGTGCCCTGCCCATGTGGAAGGTGACCGCCTTCATCGGCAACAGCATCGTCGTGGCCCAGATGGTGTGGGAGGGGCTGTGGATGTCCTgtgtggttcagagcactggccaGATGCAGTGCAAGGTGTATGACTCACTGTTGGCGCTGCCCCAGGACCTGCAGGCTGCCAGAGCCCTCTGTGTTGTCACCCTCCTCATTGTCCTGCTTGGCCTGCTCGTGTACCTGGCTGGAGCCAAGTGCACTACCTGTGTGGAAGATAGGAACTCCAAGTCTCGTCTGGTGCTCATCTCTGGCATCATCTTTGTCATTTCTGGGGTCCTGACGCTCATTCCTGTCTGCTGGACTGCCCACTCTATCATCCAGGACTTCTACAACCCCTTGGTGGCTGATGCTCAAAAGCGGGAGCTGGGGGCCTCCCTCTACCTGGGCTGGGCAGCCTCAGGCCTTTTGCTGCTGGGTGGAGGGCTACTATGCTGCGCCTGCTCTTCTGGAGGGACCCAGGGACCCAGACATTACATGGCCTGCTATTCTACATCTGTCCCACATTCTCGGGGACCCTCCGAATATCCCACCAAGAATTATGTGTGA
- the Cldn9 gene encoding claudin-9 translates to MASTGLELLGMTLAVLGWLGTLVSCALPLWKVTAFIGNSIVVAQVVWEGLWMSCVVQSTGQMQCKVYDSLLALPQDLQAARALCVVALLLALLGLLVAITGAQCTTCVEDEGAKARIVLTAGVLLLLSGILVLIPVCWTAHAIIQDFYNPLVAEALKRELGASLYLGWAAAALLMLGGGLLCCTCPPSHFERPRGPRLGYSIPSRSGASGLDKRDYV, encoded by the coding sequence ATGGCTtccactggccttgaactcctcggCATGACCCTGGCTGTGCTAGGCTGGCTAGGAACTTTGGTGTCCTGTGCCCTGCCACTGTGGAAGGTGACCGCCTTCATCGGCAACAGCATCGTTGTGGCCCAAGTGGTATGGGAGGGGCTGTGGATGTCCTGTGTGGTCCAGAGCACTGGCCAGATGCAGTGCAAAGTATACGACTCACTGCTGGCGCTGCCCCAGGACCTGCAGGCAGCCAGAGCCCTCTGTGTCGTGGCCCTCCTGCTGGCTTTGCTGGGCCTGCTGGTGGCTATCACGGGCGCCCAGTGCACCACGTGTGTGGAGGACGAAGGTGCCAAGGCCCGTATCGTACTCACCGCaggggtcctcctcctcctctcggGCATTTTGGTGCTCATCCCTGTCTGCTGGACAGCCCATGCCATCATCCAGGATTTTTATAACCCACTGGTTGCGGAAGCCCTCAAGAGAGAACTGGGGGCTTCCCTCTACCTGGGCTGGGCTGCCGCTGCCCTGCTCATGCTAGGGGGAGGGCTCCTCTGCTGTACGTGTCCCCCGTCACACTTTGAGCGTCCCCGCGGCCCCAGGCTGGGCTACTCCATCCCTTCCCGTTCAGGTGCTTCGGGACTGGATAAGAGGGACTATGTGTGA
- the Hcfc1r1 gene encoding host cell factor C1 regulator 1, whose product MILQQPLERGPPSRDPRATTGVTRGLNASLSPREPLHKQFLSEENMATHFSRLSLHNDHPYCSPPVTFPEALPPLRSPCPELLLWRYPGSLIPEALRLLRLGDTPSPYYPASPAGDIVEL is encoded by the exons ATGATCCTGCAACAGCCCCTGGAGCGAGGTCCCCCAAGTCGGGACCCACGGGCCACCACTGGGGTAACTCGCGGCCTAAACGCCAG TCTTTCCCCCAGGGAACCTTTGCACAAGCAGTTCCTGTCTGAGGAGAACATGGCCACCCATTTCTCCCGACTCAGCCTACATAATGACCACCCCTACTGCAGCCCCCCTGTGACTTTTCCCGAAGCCCTGCCACCACTCAG gagCCCTTGCCCAGAGCTGCTTCTCTGGCGCTATCCCGGGAGCCTGATTCCTGAAGCCCTCAGGCTGCTGAGGCTGGGGGATACCCCCAGTCCCTACTACCCTGCGTCCCCAGCTGGGGATATCGTGGAGCTCTGA
- the Bicdl2 gene encoding BICD family-like cargo adapter 2 isoform X1 — protein MGRGAGPSWPTEVPGDFNVREAMGRGLNSSRLRRKSRLQLRVQKRRQQQERLQQENHELRRGLAARGAEWEARAVELEGDVEALRAQLGEQRSERQDSGRERARALGELSEQNLRLSQQLAQASRTEQELQRELDTLRERCQTQALAGAELGARLESLQAENQMLQDRRQDLEAQIRGLREEVDKGQNRLQTTHEELLLLRRERKEHKLELERARFEAGEALRTLRGLQRRVSELEEESRLQDTEISGASLQTELAHSLDSDQDQDQQVNECGGSQAILSPETQETSSPQPSIQEEILEPPKKRASLSPVEILEEKEAEVARLQDEITLHRTELQTLRDELQRQKELRAQDNPEEALSSALSDRDEAVNKAMKLSLELSRVSLERDSLSRELLRAIRQKVALTQELEAWQDDMQVVIGQQLRSQRQKELSEAAAAPRRAKTRFSLRLGSGQSGGFLSNLFRRT, from the exons ATGGGAAGAGGGGCTGGGCCAAGCTGGCCCACAGAAGTTCCAGGAGACTTCAACGTGCGAGAGGCCATGGGCCGGGGCTTAAATTCTAGCAGGCTCAGACGCAAAAGTCGGTTACAACTTCGTGTCCAGAAgcgcaggcagcagcaggag AGGCTACAGCAGGAGAATCATGAGCTCCGTCGAGGACTGGCTGCCCGGGGTGctgagtgggaggccagagctgtGGAACTGGAGGGAGATGTGGAAGCCCTGCGGGCCCAGCTTGGCGAACAGCGGTCAGAGCGGCAAGACAGTGGTCGAGAGCGGGCGAGGGCCCTTGGTGAACTCAGCGAGCAAAACCTCAGGCTGAGCCAGCAGCTGGCCCAG GCCTCCAGGACTGAGCAGGAGCTTCAGCGGGAGCTGGACACCCTTCGGGAGCGGTGTCAGACTCAGGCCCTGGCAGGGGCAGAGCTGGGAGCGAGGCTGGAGAGTCTACAGGCAGAG AACCAGATGCTGCAAGACCGCAGGCAGGACCTGGAGGCCCAGATCCGAGGCCTTCGTGAAGAAGTGGACAAAGGGCAGAACAGGCTACAGACCACCCATGAGGAGTTGCTGCTGCTTcgtagagagagaaaagaacacaAGCTAGAG CTGGAACGCGCCCGCTTCGAGGCTGGAGAGGCGCTGAGAACGCTGAGGGGGCTGCAGCGGCGGGTGTCAGAGCTGGAGGAGGAGTCGCGACTCCAAGACACCGAGATATCGGGCGCCTCCCTGCAGACCGAGCTCGCCCACAGCCTTGACAgtgaccaagaccaagaccagcAAGTCAATGAATGTGGAGGCTCTCAG GCCATATTGTCCCCTGAGACTCAAGAGACATCCAGTCCCCAGCCTTCAATACAGGAAGAGATCTTGGAGCCACCTAAGAAACGAGCATCCCTGAGCCCAGTGGAAATactggaggagaaggaggcagaagtGGCCAGGCTGCAGGATGAG ATCACGCTACACCGTACAGAGCTACAGACGCTGCGGGATGAGCTGCAGAGACAAAAGGAGCTGAGAGCGCAGGACAATCCAGAGGAAGCCCTGAGCAGTGCGCTCTCTGACCGGGACGAAGCAGTGAACAA GGCCATGAAGCTGTCACTGGAGCTCAGTCGTGTCTCCCTAGAGCGGGACTCTCTGTCCCGGGAGCTGCTGCGCGCCATCCGCCAGAAGGTGGCACTGACGCAGGAGCTCGAGGCTTGGCAG GACGACATGCAGGTAGTGATTGGACAGCAGCTGCGCTCCCAGCGCCAGAAAGAGCTCAGTGAGGCTGCAGCCGCCCCAAGACGTGCGAAGACCCGCTTTTCACTGCGCCTGGGATCCGGGCAGAGTGGAGGCTTTCTGAGCAACCTCTTCCGAAGGACCTGA
- the Tnfrsf12a gene encoding tumor necrosis factor receptor superfamily member 12A isoform 1 precursor (isoform 1 precursor is encoded by transcript variant 1), which translates to MASAWPRSLPQILVLGFGLVLMRAAAGEQAPGTSPCSSGSSWSADLDKCMDCASCPARPHSDFCLGCAAAPPAHFRLLWPILGGALSLVLVLALVSSFLVWRRCRRREKFTTPIEETGGEGCPGVALIQ; encoded by the exons ATGGCTTCGGCTTGGCCGCGGTCTCTGCCGCAGATCCTCGTGTTGGGATTCGGCTTGGTGTTGATGCGCGCCGCGGCCGGGGAGCAAGCACCAG GCACCTCCCCATGCTCTAGCGGCAGCTCCTGGAGCGCGGACCTCGACAAGTGCATGGACTGCGCTTCTTGTCCAGCGCGACCACACAGCGACTTCTGCCTGGGAT GCGCCGCAGCACCTCCTGCCCACTTCAGGCTACTGTGGCCCATTCTGGGGGGCGCTCTTAGTCTGGTCCTGGTTTTGGCGCTGGTTTCTAGTTTCCTGGTCTGGAGAAGATGCCGCCGGAGAGAAAAGTTTACTA CCCCCATAGAGGAGACTGGTGGAGAGGGCTGCCCAGGTGTGGCACTGATCCAGTGA
- the Tnfrsf12a gene encoding tumor necrosis factor receptor superfamily member 12A isoform 2 precursor (isoform 2 precursor is encoded by transcript variant 2), with the protein MASAWPRSLPQILVLGFGLVLMRAAAGEQAPGAAAPPAHFRLLWPILGGALSLVLVLALVSSFLVWRRCRRREKFTTPIEETGGEGCPGVALIQ; encoded by the exons ATGGCTTCGGCTTGGCCGCGGTCTCTGCCGCAGATCCTCGTGTTGGGATTCGGCTTGGTGTTGATGCGCGCCGCGGCCGGGGAGCAAGCACCAG GCGCCGCAGCACCTCCTGCCCACTTCAGGCTACTGTGGCCCATTCTGGGGGGCGCTCTTAGTCTGGTCCTGGTTTTGGCGCTGGTTTCTAGTTTCCTGGTCTGGAGAAGATGCCGCCGGAGAGAAAAGTTTACTA CCCCCATAGAGGAGACTGGTGGAGAGGGCTGCCCAGGTGTGGCACTGATCCAGTGA